One stretch of Candidatus Cloacimonadota bacterium DNA includes these proteins:
- a CDS encoding DUF3857 and transglutaminase domain-containing protein has protein sequence MKKILLLLAISVLALSCAKRINYSFLQNINKEGYETANAVVVIDSTGIDLEPSGKYVSTQHKLVKILTMKGKAWYSEATFGYFTLYDTVIVEIARVISPDGKVMNVPKEDIKDVKIPAFGKFFLPNVRMKKIIFPNVEEGSSVEFTVKDKMQSPPMEDNFDAYILFEGNNPIIRKVYSVASPILLNWKVKNDEGQTVKFQKGEKKDKIIYKWSVQNVPGIVKEPMMPPIPDVCKKLLVTSVPSWKVWSKWYWNLCKDKFATNDTMNAVIDSLLVRQKTREDSIKALYYYVSQNNRYVGTKMSGKKGGYEPFPATKTFRDKYGVCRDKACLLAAMLRKAGFDAYTVLTNPMLNIERDIPVDQFNHAITAVREKDGSFLYIDPTAENTREFLLSIEQEKAVLVCDEDGEDLEYTPKVPAEKNFFSMEAEGHLDENGNLNEIMTWKLSGLMDMSFRSILTMLPPEQLNQTFQSIAASMVTGAVIDTFYYSDPKDLYQPLEITLIFSAENYGLNLGDTFSFKAPLSGGGAGNISFGGGGNPFALDERKYPLYLYTTIKAIAEEKIYIPEGYDIEALPENFEKNVDFFKVENNYEFKDDYILHYSESVMNEFVFSPEQYKRMKSIFDEMAQKSGQEIILKKIQ, from the coding sequence CCGCCAACGCGGTTGTAGTAATTGACAGCACTGGGATAGACCTTGAACCATCTGGCAAGTATGTATCAACACAGCACAAACTTGTCAAAATCCTGACAATGAAAGGGAAAGCTTGGTATTCAGAAGCGACCTTTGGCTATTTCACCTTATATGATACAGTAATTGTAGAAATAGCAAGAGTGATTTCTCCTGATGGAAAGGTTATGAATGTTCCAAAGGAAGACATTAAAGATGTGAAAATTCCAGCTTTTGGTAAGTTTTTCCTGCCAAATGTTAGAATGAAAAAGATTATTTTTCCTAATGTTGAAGAAGGCTCGTCCGTTGAGTTTACAGTAAAAGACAAAATGCAGAGTCCACCTATGGAGGATAATTTTGATGCTTATATTCTTTTTGAAGGGAATAATCCAATAATCCGAAAAGTCTATTCAGTAGCTTCACCAATTCTTTTAAACTGGAAAGTAAAGAATGATGAAGGCCAGACAGTAAAATTTCAGAAGGGTGAAAAGAAAGATAAAATCATTTACAAATGGTCTGTTCAAAATGTTCCAGGCATAGTTAAAGAACCAATGATGCCGCCAATTCCTGATGTTTGTAAAAAACTCCTCGTTACTTCTGTTCCTTCTTGGAAGGTGTGGTCAAAGTGGTATTGGAATCTCTGCAAGGATAAGTTTGCCACAAATGATACAATGAATGCAGTAATAGACAGTTTGCTTGTTAGACAAAAAACGCGAGAGGATAGCATCAAAGCGTTGTATTACTATGTTTCCCAAAATAACAGATATGTCGGAACCAAGATGTCAGGTAAAAAAGGTGGTTACGAGCCGTTTCCAGCAACAAAGACATTTAGAGATAAATATGGTGTATGCAGAGATAAAGCTTGTCTTCTTGCAGCAATGCTAAGAAAAGCAGGATTTGATGCCTATACAGTATTAACTAACCCAATGCTAAATATTGAAAGGGATATTCCAGTTGACCAGTTCAATCACGCCATAACAGCAGTTAGAGAAAAAGATGGCAGTTTTCTATACATTGACCCGACTGCAGAAAATACAAGAGAATTCTTATTATCAATTGAACAAGAAAAGGCTGTATTAGTTTGTGACGAAGATGGTGAGGATTTGGAATATACTCCAAAAGTACCGGCAGAGAAAAACTTCTTTTCTATGGAAGCAGAAGGGCACTTAGATGAAAATGGAAATCTGAATGAAATCATGACATGGAAGTTATCAGGTCTTATGGATATGTCCTTTAGGAGTATACTTACTATGCTTCCACCCGAGCAATTGAACCAGACATTTCAATCAATAGCAGCAAGTATGGTAACAGGTGCAGTTATTGATACCTTCTATTACAGTGACCCAAAAGACCTTTATCAACCGTTAGAAATAACATTGATTTTTAGTGCTGAAAACTATGGCTTAAATTTAGGAGACACTTTTTCCTTCAAAGCTCCTCTGTCTGGCGGGGGTGCAGGTAATATATCATTTGGTGGAGGAGGAAATCCATTCGCATTAGACGAGAGAAAATATCCTCTCTATCTATATACAACCATTAAAGCGATAGCAGAAGAAAAGATTTACATTCCTGAAGGATATGATATAGAAGCACTTCCTGAAAATTTTGAAAAAAATGTGGATTTTTTCAAGGTAGAAAATAATTATGAATTCAAAGATGATTATATTTTACATTATTCCGAGTCAGTTATGAATGAATTCGTTTTTTCACCAGAACAATATAAAAGGATGAAATCCATTTTTGATGAGATGGCACAGAAGAGCGGCCAGGAAATAATTCTTAAAAAAATCCAATAG